One Candidatus Niyogibacteria bacterium genomic region harbors:
- a CDS encoding HU family DNA-binding protein, with protein MNKTGLVDVVYEKMGGTKKSAEDMVDLIFATIAGELKNGGEVTIAGFGSFIVKERKAREARNPRTGETVHVPATKAPKFRPGKALKEAVR; from the coding sequence ATGAACAAAACCGGTCTTGTGGATGTCGTCTACGAAAAAATGGGCGGCACAAAAAAATCAGCCGAAGATATGGTTGATTTGATTTTTGCTACAATAGCGGGCGAGCTGAAAAATGGCGGCGAAGTGACTATTGCCGGCTTCGGCTCGTTTATCGTTAAAGAACGTAAGGCGCGCGAGGCGCGAAATCCGCGCACCGGAGAAACCGTGCATGTTCCGGCAACCAAAGCGCCGAAATTCAGGCCCGGCAAGGCTTTGAAGGAGGCGGTCAGATAA
- the rny gene encoding ribonuclease Y, producing MILPSTALIALAAGAFGLVAGYVLRQIIAQQRRNSIELKIKQILLDAKSEAQKTLDEAKLKADSVLESVKREEKERETALRRLEERIGQKEESVEKRRADIERETKDVVKQKEDLKRRYESLESVETERRKELEKLSGLSEEEAKSALMTSVEKKYESDILTRMQKLENFGQEKLEQRARETIASVIQRLASSTASEITTTSVAIPSDDIKGKIIGKEGRNIRALEKAAGVEVIVDDTPGSIIISSFDPVRRHVAKVALENLILDGRIQPTRIEEMVEKARAEVEKIMKEAGEAAIYEVGVFDIDARLVNLLGRLRFRTSFGQNVLQHSIEMTHLAGMLASELGADVQISKKGALFHDIGKAMDHEIQGTHVEIGRRILQKFNVDEKIIKAMQSHHDEYPHESLEAIIVQIADNISGARPGARRDTVENYLKRLEELEKIANSFSGVEKSYAIQAGREIRIFVSPEKISDLEMKKMARDIADKVEQDLKYPGEIKVHVIRENRVVEYAR from the coding sequence ATGATTTTACCTTCAACAGCGCTTATCGCGCTGGCGGCAGGAGCGTTCGGTCTTGTGGCCGGATACGTTTTACGCCAGATTATCGCCCAACAGCGCCGAAACTCAATAGAGTTAAAAATTAAACAGATACTTCTTGACGCCAAATCCGAAGCCCAAAAAACATTAGACGAAGCGAAACTTAAAGCCGATTCCGTACTTGAATCGGTAAAACGCGAAGAAAAAGAAAGGGAAACGGCGCTGCGCAGGCTGGAAGAAAGGATCGGCCAAAAAGAAGAGTCGGTTGAAAAAAGGAGAGCCGACATAGAACGCGAAACAAAAGATGTCGTCAAGCAGAAAGAAGACCTCAAGCGCCGCTATGAGTCGCTGGAGTCGGTTGAAACCGAGCGTCGGAAAGAATTGGAAAAATTATCAGGGTTATCGGAAGAAGAAGCAAAGTCTGCTCTGATGACGAGCGTTGAAAAAAAATACGAATCGGACATTTTGACCCGTATGCAAAAACTTGAAAATTTCGGACAGGAAAAGCTTGAGCAGCGCGCCCGTGAAACCATTGCCTCGGTCATTCAGCGACTGGCGTCTTCAACCGCATCCGAAATAACCACGACCTCGGTCGCGATACCGTCGGACGACATCAAAGGAAAAATAATCGGAAAAGAAGGCCGTAATATCCGCGCGCTTGAAAAAGCGGCAGGAGTTGAGGTGATTGTTGATGATACTCCGGGTTCAATCATCATTTCAAGTTTTGATCCGGTCCGGCGCCACGTTGCCAAAGTAGCTCTTGAGAATTTAATTCTTGACGGCCGGATTCAGCCGACCAGAATTGAGGAAATGGTTGAGAAAGCGCGGGCCGAAGTTGAAAAGATAATGAAAGAAGCGGGCGAAGCGGCCATCTACGAAGTCGGCGTTTTTGATATTGATGCAAGACTGGTTAATCTTCTCGGCCGCCTGCGTTTCCGCACAAGTTTTGGGCAGAATGTTTTACAGCATTCAATTGAAATGACGCATCTTGCCGGAATGCTCGCATCCGAACTGGGCGCGGACGTTCAAATATCCAAAAAGGGCGCCTTGTTTCACGATATAGGCAAGGCGATGGACCATGAAATACAGGGAACGCATGTTGAAATAGGGCGCAGAATTCTTCAGAAATTCAATGTTGACGAAAAAATCATAAAGGCGATGCAATCGCATCACGATGAATATCCGCATGAATCTCTTGAGGCTATAATCGTGCAGATTGCCGATAACATTTCAGGAGCCCGGCCCGGCGCCAGGCGCGATACGGTTGAAAACTATCTTAAACGGCTTGAGGAACTGGAAAAAATTGCCAATTCTTTCAGCGGGGTTGAAAAATCATACGCGATTCAGGCCGGACGCGAAATACGCATATTCGTTTCGCCCGAAAAAATTTCGGATTTGGAAATGAAAAAAATGGCCCGCGACATTGCCGATAAAGTAGAGCAGGACTTGAAATATCCGGGCGAAATCAAGGTGCACGTAATTCGCGAAAACAGGGTAGTGGAATACGCCAGGTAG